Genomic segment of Citrus sinensis cultivar Valencia sweet orange chromosome 7, DVS_A1.0, whole genome shotgun sequence:
GACAATAATTCTGCTATGcacatgaatatttttaattggaaaaaaaaaacagaaatgaaaatgcatCAATTGCGCGGGAGACTCACCGATTGACTCGTCCTACTCGTACAGCCCGGTAGTTTAGGCTGGGGAGCGAAAAGGGCATTGAAGCCGTTGCCATTAAAAATTCGATTGATTCTGGCGCTTCAACTTAACGATCGGCTATTTTCTTGGTTATATGGTCGTTATTGTCTTATATTTGTATGCATTTGCTTCTAAGGGCTGGGCCTATCGAGGCCCATGGTCCATATAcgtttttaaatttcattttctactTTCTGTTaataactatttaaaaaaaaaaagaaaaaagaaaaaagaggcTGATCCCTTGATGGATGTGCATGATTAAGAATACAAAATACTGTCATTAGATTCATTTCCAAATTGTATGtaaattgaaatgaagaaTGCAAACAACAACTTATTGTACATTGGGTGGAATTCAAgtcattaattacattttttgaTTCTCAAAGTCAAACAGTATTGTACTTTGTACAATTGGTAGACTAGTAGTGTATCCTCACACTCACAGCAAACTCTTTCAACATGTTGAATTTTGACACGCACAAAGTGActtgcaatttttattttaacttggAAAAATCTAGCAAGGCGGAAGATCCGTTGGTGGAGGCAGAACAGATTGGTCTGGGCCTGGCCCATCTTCCACCGCGAATGCCGTTTTCAATCCCCAACCGGTATGGAGCTCCAAATGGCAATGCATGAACCAAACACCTacacaatcaaattaaaccgttagtttttttttgtgtgtgtgtgtgaatcaCTAAAGTTTAGAAAAGATGGGTGTATGCCTGGATTATCAGCTCTGAAACGAATGGCAGTCCAACCCCCGGTGGGCACAGCAGCAGTGTTTCTCTCAATGGGATCAACCAAGTTATAGTTAGCCGGATATTTGACAGGATCAAAGTTCCCGATGCCGGTTCCGACAACAAAGAAGTTGTAGCCGTGGAGATGAAATGGATGTGACTCAACCGTTAGCAAATTAGTGTCTTGCAGCACCAACTCAATTGTAGAATTGAACGCAATCTTGCTCAGCCTTGTGGCTCGGGATGTTCCAAGACTGGCCGTAAGTGGTGCCCCGGTATAGTTAAAGGGCTTCGGAGGCTTGTCAGGAAAATCTGCCTTGAAAACTCCCTTGAGATTGAAGTAGTGAGCTTGGAGAAGAGCAGTTTGTGGCATCACGAACGAGATATTATTCAAGGTAGCTAACAGTCTGGTTCCATTCACGCAAGTAGGGCATGAATCTTTTCCAAAACCTATAGTGTAAAAGAGTTTTCGATCAACTTTCTGTGGAACATCTGCGGGGAATTTTGGAGAGTTTAGGCTTCTCAGTTTCTTGTTGTAGTTCAAGGCAAATTCTGAGTCATTTGATGCAGGTAATTGGGCAAGTGTCGGGAGAAGAGAGTTTGGGATGCCTTTGTATTGGAGAATTCCTGTAGCTGTCTTATTGTCCACGGGAATTGGAGCGTCATTGAAAGGCCTGGCAGCCATGAAATATCTGCCTGGTTTTTGGTTGGCTTGAACGAGAACGTTAGTGGTCTGGCCTGGTGCAATTAGAATAGCCTCAGTGGTGAATGGCTTTGTATATACTGCATCCACTTCAACGACGGTGAAGTTGTGACCGGCTATGGCAAAGAACAACTCGTCGTTCAGGGCAGCGTTGATGATCCTCAGTAGATATGTCTTTCCTGATTCCACTTCCATTGCGAAAGTATCTAAATAGAAAGGAGCAGAATTGATTATATATGTTGGATTAAGGGCTAAGAAACCAAATGAATTTTTCAGAAGgttactatatattatatctATGCCAAGACTTGAAGTTTTCTCAAGTAATTTTGATAGCTTACGTACGTTTCTCAGAACATGGAAAGAGGGGCCCTGGCTTCCCGTTGATTGTGTGTGCATCTGACATGTTCGGTGGCAAACCCATTTTCTGGCCTTGCTTTTCGACCTCTTCAACATCAGTGTGCCACCATTCTcctacaaaatttgaaatttgaagcaACCTGCGGCTCTCAAAGACAAAGTTGCAAGGCCATCTAATTGAAAAACGAGACTAAGTTACGTTTAATCAGACGACCCACCTAGTAGAATGACCTCTTCTCTGTTTGGCTGTGGGAAGGGAAAGGGGCTCCCTGGTTTTGGCATGATGACAATTGCACCATACACAGTAGCCCTTAACCAAAAAATGTGTGCATGCCACCACAATGTTCCTCTTTGCCCTGTTACATTGAAGTCATAAGTGTAGCTATTTCCAGTCTTGATAGGACATTGAGTTATATAAGCTGGTCCATCTGCCCAACCGTTGCGATATTGCTTCAGTCCATGCcttaaggggaaaaaaaatcacaaattaaagttgatcatataattaagaaatctcaaaactaatttttatgttaatttttgcaTCTCTTATCCGTCTGTAATTAATACAGTAGTTAAGGTCTTACCAATGAATTGACATGTTATATTGTGCATGGTTTGTGACGTTGACAAGAACTCTGTCTCCCTCTCTTACGTAAATGGTAGGACCAGGGAACCTCCCATTTACAGTTACAATCGGTTTTGCATGGCATAGTCTGCTAACATTCTTCACTTGAACCTGAGGAAATTAAAAGTAGTACTAATGTCAAGATCAAATATCACCAATATATAATTGTCGAACAAACCGAAATTGGGCATGTCGATTTTGTATAACTCACATCGAACTGGTACTTCTTTATGGCAGCTTCAGCTGGGAAAGAAAGAAGTCCAAGTAGCAGAAAGAGAAAGCATGTTAACCCAGAAAAGAAATTGCTACAGTTTCGGCTggccattttcattttgcctaTATAAAGATGTCTATGCTTGTGTGGATGGTTGGATGACACAAACAAGGCAAAGATGgagaatttatatatatgtaaggAGGAGTACAAGTTTGTTACAGGGATAATTAGGTAAGGATGATGAATCCTTGTAAGCAATATACTAAAAGACTTGAAGTTGGCCATTGACTGACGTAGAGGCTGGGATTGCTATTTGCTAATGCCAAAATGAAGCATGTATCCCGAAATTACCATCAGGCCAGAATGACAATAATTTTGGGCATGAAAGCTACATAAGGCCAACCTTACAGCAAAAAACATTACTAAAAGTCTAAAACTTTACCGTTAAGGAAAAGGATCAgctttatataaatatgttaacaTTACTAAGGCAAGGAGTAATTGTTTTTAGCATCCAAGATAAAGTAAGTCATCGAATCGCATTTGCATGGTGTCTGTCCAATAAGAACTGtttgtttaaatttgttaCTGCAGTTGGTCATATGTCACTCTCAAGTCTCAAATGGGATTTCCCAGTCGCCTGCTCAAAATCCTTggcaaattattaaatatcataaagCGTAACTTTTGGGTTTGGCCATGGTTTTGAACtctacataaaattattaattcggGAGACGGGACTGAGGAGAGCTTCCTTCTAAGCCTGTGACTGTGAGTCATTTCTTTGTACGTTTTGCTTATTTAGGGACGGACTCCCAGTCCCAGTCCTTGTTAATAAGATGCTTTGCAGTTAAACCTCCCATCCTATTTTGCTTCTGCCAAGACGTTTAGGAGACAAGTACCAACCTTAAAGAAACAAGTGAATTACTACAGCCTATGTTCAATTCCAggcttaattaattgtatataaaaaataaagtaacatTAGAACCAAGTTCAAATTTAATATGGTTATAGCATGCACCAAATCAGGCTGTTATTAATCCACATGCTGAcgctttgttttcttttctgtaATTGAGAATTAAAAGACGAAATCAAAGGAGTACAAAGCAAACAAAACTGCTACCAATTAAGCGAAGAGCCAACATAATTTGACCAATTTCTGCTAAAAGAATGCGAAACAGTAATGATTGTTTCCACACTTTTTCATTTGGAAATGTTTAGAGAACGCGATCTTGGATTCCTTTATTCTAGGAATAAGGAAATTAACTTGATTTTTGATACAAGTATATGTGCTTTTGTGTTTATTCGCagtaaataagtcaaaaagaacaacaaaagTCGTCGACATGGGTGCAAATTGCAAAAGTTGTACATGtacaaagaaaatcaaatgtaattaaaacaagaagaacaaaatttaaacattaataattactaCATTGAttaagggaaaagaaaattatactttgtttttcatcaatcaTTTAGTCATAATCTTAATGAGTTGGACATTTGGACATGGTATTTGCTGCATACGCAtggaaattgataatttaaattttgtttttgaagatTAAACATGTTATTATaatgtatttgaaaattttcttttacgaATGTCCCGCAGGAGAGAATATCTCTAACTTATACATGCTATGTTTTTGAATCCGATAAATATAAGTACATCAACAGAAAATGGTAAGTGAATAAAAAGATGACaaaatcatttgtttttttgtgaatttttgaaattttttaaaacaatctttaaaagacaaatttttttatcataactTGAACACGACAGTGATATCCCTCCCAATTGATATGTGCACAAATCATATGGAAGCTCGTAGATACCTTTCTGGGAAAAAGGGTCAGCAAATGGCGATAGTCATGTGTCTACTGGCGTGGCAAGACGCCAAGACTAGAGGGGATGGCTGCCCAACCTTGTCGTTAAGATGACTCGTCCCCATCATCCAACTGCTATTGTTCATCTTTGTTAAAATTGACACAAGGAGatcatttaattagcttaGACATGGGTTCCACAATGAGCCCATCAACCAGTCAAGGCGACCTACCTGGGTTTGAACTTCGATCAAATCAATATTCCTTTGCTTCTAACTAGTTTTACGACTAATGTACATGTGTGTTcacatattatattattggTTCTAGTTCTTCATCTAACATTTCATCTTCGTTCTCAACTGTAAATATTGAAGTTGGGTTGATTATTTCTCGATAGAAGTGACACCAAAATCGAAATTGATGTGcattttatatgtttaatttgcccaaaaaaaattaaagattcaaGAACCTTGTAAGGAGAGAACGTTGCCGCGTGTGCAAATGTGGTccacttaaattaaaatgaaattctgAAGAggaacaaaacaacaaaatgtaCACGTTGCCATCTGCATTCACTCAAACTCAATTCGCTTAACCGGGCCATATGCTGCCGATGCCAGCCCCTACACTCTCGCTGGCTTCAATTGACATCGGAATCGACCCTCCAGCACCACTGAACGTGATTTCATTTCATCACGTGGCTCTGCTTTGATTTGatcctaacacttggcttcttctttcttaggtgaaaataaattcaaacaaacagCATTTGAGATCAGTTTCGATCGATCGTTCGTGTGGTTCCCATTTTGAGATCAGTTCCAACCCACCAACAAAATAAAGCACTAAAAGTGAAAAGACCTGTAAGATCAATTCCAGCAAGTGTGTTTTTCACAAAAGTACCCATTATCTGActtaattgatatataattacaattgCTTATCCGataatatttaagttaaaattgtcGCAACAGGTAAAATTATTAGCCAGTTGTTCAGAACTAATAGTACAGCTCAGCTCAGaagcaattaattaatcaaagaaTAGCCAGCTGTGGAATATATAATAGTCGATTATATAGCTGTTACATGGTAAAGTCTTGTGCTTCAATCACGCACTCGCTTTACTGTTTATTACAAAAGTACGTGAAAACTGAAAACTTTTGAAACAGCACCTGCGATCTTTTCCCTTAAGAGTCAAAATCATTAATGCACACGCACCCAACTTTATTCGAGCCATCATTCTCATTACTgcagaaaaaagaaagcattTACCagtaaattacaataaaatcatcaGTGTATACTCTGTATGGTAGTATACTAGTATATGGTAATACAGAATAGAAACAAAacatcaaaaggaaaaaaaaatagaaagaaagaaagaaagaaaatgccaTGCCACGTGTGTTTTAATCGACGCGGTCGACCGAAACAGCGACCAGACTCTGAACTTTATCCATTAGTAGAATTATATATCGCAGCATCTCTtacaaaatgttattttattatattacttCCTTAACTTACTTGACGcaccaataataattattactaatattattattattattaaaaaaacgaTAATGTTAGAATGTGATGAGAAAAAAGAAGGGTAAGTGAGTTTGGATCCGTTTTAAAGGGAGAGAGAAAAGGGTGCAGAATACAGGGGAGGGGATTGGTGCGGGATGGTGTTTGGGTGAAGGTGGTGGCCGGTGGTGGGAAACGGTTCCGTAAAATGAACAATGACGATGCCATTTTGCGTCTGGACCTGAGATTGCTCCTGGAACAGAACAGAACAGAACTTGTTCTTTAGTTTCTCAGATTTGAACTCGAAAGATCTTTTTTGTGCAGGTAATCAAGATTCTGTTCCATCTTCATCTCtgctgttattatttttaccatgGTCTTATCGCTCCAAAGCTCTTGTTTTATGAGTGATTATTTGGCAAGTATTTGATTATCGGGTCTGTAGTGGTGTTAGGAGAGATCACATCCTGCTTCAGATAAAAGCctattttttagtaaaaaaagaCAGAAACCAATTGGATAAAAAGCCTGTTTTTATTAAAGGGCAAATTTGATATGCTTGTATAAAGAAAGATGTCCTTTAAAAGCATTGTTCGTGAGCTTAAGGAAATGAGAGATGGAATAGGGAGTAAGTCAAGGAGAGGGGTGGCAGCAGGGAAGCATTGGCATAGTCGTAAACAGACTCATATAGCTCCTGATCAAACACTGCTCTCATCTGATTCAAGTCAACATAGTCTGTGGGCAAATCTACCACCTGAATTGCTTTTAGACATTGTTAGGAGAGTAGAAGAGAGTGAGACTTCGTGGCCGGCTCGTGCTGTGGTTGTTTTTTGTGCTTCTGTTTGTAGGACTTGGAGGGAAGTTACCAAGGAGATTGTTCAAACTCCTGAGCAATGTGGAAGGTTCACATTTCCCATCTCACTCAAGCAGGTTGTTTCtcttgtttctctttttacaGTTGTTTTGACTTAACCATGTTGCTTGTTGTTTGACCTGGTTCCATCACTACTATGGACAGCCTGGTCCTCGCGAATCTCCCATACAATGCTTTATCAGAAGGGATAGAGGAACTTCTACATATCACTTGTGCTTCGGTCTGGTGCCCTGTAAGTTGTCTTGCTCacttaatttctattttttggccattattgCTCGCTTTCTTGTTTGCTTCTCTGTCTGTGTTGCTCCCCTGTCTTTTATTCTAGAAGAATGGCTGATTAAACAGCTTGACAATATGCATTATTGAGATTGAAATTTCACTATGTAAGAGGTGTTCATTGGTGTGATGTTAAATTGACAGCCGAGGATGGGAGTGATAAATTGTTGTTAGCAGCCAGAAAGATTAGAAGAGCAACATGCACAGACTTTGTGATATCTTTAGCTGCCAATGATTTTTCTCGGGCGAGCAATTCATATGTTGGTAAATTGAGGCAAGTGGTGctataatatttgttaaatatgtCTCTTCACTTTTCTTTCTCCATCCTGTATCTCAAAAACTTAAATGGTACATGTTTGCCAGGTCTAACTTTCTGGGTACCAAGTTCACAATATATGACAGCCAGCCTCCATGTGATATGACAATTCAGCCAACCGGTGGGATGAGTCGCAGATTCCATTCTAAGCAGGTGTCTCCAAGATTACCTGCATATAACTACAGAATAGGCTCCATCTCCTATGAGCTTAATGTTCTCCGCACTAGGGGACCAAGGAGAATGAATTGCATCATGGCCACTATTCCTTTCTCTTCCATTGAGGAAGGGGGGGCAGCCCCAACACCAACATCTTTCGCACAGTCATTTGATGAGCAATTTTTCTCCTTCACAAGTTTGAAAGGTAAGGAACCAATCACCTATAGTAGCTCTCCAAGCCCCTCACTGTCACTGGCATCAACTCCAGGCTCTCCACAGCCACTGGCTCTTAAAAATAAGGCTCCAAGATGGCATGAGCAGCTACAATGTTGGTGCCTAAATTTTCGAGGGCGTGTCACAGTGGCTTCTGTTAAGAATTTCCAACTTGTGGCAGCTGTTGAGCCATCTCACAATGTGCCTCTAGCAGAACAAGAAAAGGTAATTCTGCAATTTGGAAAGATCGGGAAAGATATCTTCACTATGGATTATCACTACCCACTCTCTGCCTTCCAGGCCTTTGCCATCTGTCTCAGCAGCTTTGACACCAAACCAGCCTGTGAATAATGGTAATCATGAAGGGTGGCATTTGTTGCCATCATTCACCGAATTGCTTCCTCAAGTTTTGTTAGTTTGTTAATGGGCTTTGTGGAAGCTGATCATCCATAGTCATTTACCAGTTAATATTAACACTGTGGTTGGTTCCAATCTTACAGCTCGGAAAGTTTAACTTGTATTTCGTATCTATCATCATGgcattattaaaacaaaattataagaagttttgtttaatcttatttatatGGCTGTGCAGTGGCTTCTTGTTTAGGAATTAACTAAAGTCCGACGCTCTACTTCCTCGCTCATATTAGGCTAAGCTTTCTCTATTGGATGGATTTACTTTTGTTTGTACTTTCGGCTGGAATTAAAATCCAAGGATGCACATGCACCTTTGATACTGCCTTTCTAGGTTTCCACTGAATGCTCTACCCTGATGTTTATTGCCTGATATTACCTTTAAGCTTTAGTTTCTAGAATTCTTGTCGATGGAAGTGTATTTTCCTGTGAACATTCAACAACCTGCAATCAAATTTGTCTGTGGCTATTGTTGCTTGCCTGCTTTTATTCAACGCTAAGCCGCCAAcgtaaatattgttttatttgagaCTTGCTTCCTCCCCTTCGTTTGATTGAGGTTAGTGGTGATTGGTTCTGGGGGAAGTTAAAAAAGCACCTAGTATTTGCAAGTGATATTTCTCCTGATATGGTTGAGACCTGATAATGTAGTCTATTATCTTAGCATGCGAGACAGACAAACTCAGTTGAGAGTATTGGCATTTACTGTTGACACTCAAATAAAGTTGTTCCAGAGGTACAACATTTCTGGTGACAACAACCGGATTCTTGTAGTTAAGCTTCATCAGCATCTGGGTTGGCTTTTTTGGATCCAATTTAGTTTCTCATCAGATGTTTACCAAATTGGACCAAAAGCAACATTGGTGGAACCTGGAAGCTTTGTCTTCAGTCTTCCATCTTACATGAGAAATGCGTACTCAAGTTCACAATTATTCGAGCTTTCtgtctaattaaatttgaacaTCTTTGAAACCCTTCacttattcaaatcaaacggTTTAATTTGAAGCCTTGAACTTGCATGCATCATCACCTTCTGTCTAATTTCATTAATCAAGTACTCTCAATAAATCAACATCTAATGCTGAAGCTCTTACTCAATGCTCTCCCCAATCATTCCTGGTCACACGACCTATCGCCActgaattcaaaataaaatgataatatcattttcaaaaaacatATTACTGGACTCCAGATGGACCCGACAGGCGAGTATAAACAAACCGTGATGTTGTGGGTGCTACTTTGACTTCTGTTATGTCTTTTTACGGATAATAAATTTGTAGCAAGGACTCATCGAATTGAATACAGCAACACAAACTGACAAACACatatcaaaactcaaatcctTTTTAACATCATAACGCCAGAGTAGTACATGCCTTGAAGAACATGGCATAAATCTTAAATCATCTGATTACTTTGGGTTTCAAGCTTTAACTTTCCCACAGCATGCCACAAGGTAATATAGATCTTCCACTACAGCATGTTTCTCGCCTCACGGTAGGGTTAAGTAATAAATTCACTTTAAGGAAAactgaaattgttgatgtgggaTATTCCTGCAGCAAAGTGATAGGTCTCAGTCAGAACTATACTTATTTTCTGCCTGATTCTATTGATGgatctaataaatttaaataactacTAATTCTAAACTTACAATTGATTATGCATAGAGCTACGAACAAGCAACCAACAGTTCGAATGAAAAGATTATTAAACTGAATATTGGCTTTGAAACAATTCCACTTCTTTTCATGTAAGAAGAATAATAAGACCACGGTCCCTTTGTGAAAAAGATTGAAGTTAACAATGGCAAAAAGGTTTAGAACAGTGAACTTAACCACCATTCATTAAGTATAAGCTTCGATCTCCTTGTGTGTCTCCCAGTTAGTCAAGTATCAAATATTTGTGCACAAAGGCAATGACACAGCAAAGCACATTGCATGGAAATATATTACGATGCAAATACAGCAAGACCAATATTGGACTATTACTTACAAGGAACAACGGCACAGTagaagaggggaaaaaaaaaaaaatgtactcACTACTTACCTAGGAATAGGATCATTGCCGCGTTCCACAGTTTTTTTATCTCCTAATAACAATTTCAAGGGCACACTAAAATCAACCAAACACAGAGTACTCTGATTcgttatttattaatgaaaattcttccgctaaattaaagtaaaaaccTTCGAGGTGTGGAAGCCATCACCAGCTCAAATAGATATTTTACTAGGGGTATGGctctattaaatttatttttctagctGCTGGCCATATGTATAAAATGTGATTCTTTCTTTATCTAATTATGTTTTGAGCAAAT
This window contains:
- the LOC102607588 gene encoding laccase-11-like encodes the protein MANFKSFSILLTRIHHPYLIIPVTNLYSSLHIYKFSIFALFVSSNHPHKHRHLYIGKMKMASRNCSNFFSGLTCFLFLLLGLLSFPAEAAIKKYQFDVQVKNVSRLCHAKPIVTVNGRFPGPTIYVREGDRVLVNVTNHAQYNMSIHWHGLKQYRNGWADGPAYITQCPIKTGNSYTYDFNVTGQRGTLWWHAHIFWLRATVYGAIVIMPKPGSPFPFPQPNREEVILLGEWWHTDVEEVEKQGQKMGLPPNMSDAHTINGKPGPLFPCSEKHTFAMEVESGKTYLLRIINAALNDELFFAIAGHNFTVVEVDAVYTKPFTTEAILIAPGQTTNVLVQANQKPGRYFMAARPFNDAPIPVDNKTATGILQYKGIPNSLLPTLAQLPASNDSEFALNYNKKLRSLNSPKFPADVPQKVDRKLFYTIGFGKDSCPTCVNGTRLLATLNNISFVMPQTALLQAHYFNLKGVFKADFPDKPPKPFNYTGAPLTASLGTSRATRLSKIAFNSTIELVLQDTNLLTVESHPFHLHGYNFFVVGTGIGNFDPVKYPANYNLVDPIERNTAAVPTGGWTAIRFRADNPGVWFMHCHLELHTGWGLKTAFAVEDGPGPDQSVLPPPTDLPPC
- the LOC102607292 gene encoding tubby-like F-box protein 5 codes for the protein MSFKSIVRELKEMRDGIGSKSRRGVAAGKHWHSRKQTHIAPDQTLLSSDSSQHSLWANLPPELLLDIVRRVEESETSWPARAVVVFCASVCRTWREVTKEIVQTPEQCGRFTFPISLKQPGPRESPIQCFIRRDRGTSTYHLCFGLVPSEDGSDKLLLAARKIRRATCTDFVISLAANDFSRASNSYVGKLRSNFLGTKFTIYDSQPPCDMTIQPTGGMSRRFHSKQVSPRLPAYNYRIGSISYELNVLRTRGPRRMNCIMATIPFSSIEEGGAAPTPTSFAQSFDEQFFSFTSLKGKEPITYSSSPSPSLSLASTPGSPQPLALKNKAPRWHEQLQCWCLNFRGRVTVASVKNFQLVAAVEPSHNVPLAEQEKVILQFGKIGKDIFTMDYHYPLSAFQAFAICLSSFDTKPACE